The following DNA comes from Miscanthus floridulus cultivar M001 chromosome 5, ASM1932011v1, whole genome shotgun sequence.
TCATGGAGTATTGCATTTTCACGTAGAAGTCTCTGAACTTACCAAACAGTTTTTCGTCAGTGAAATACTCTGCATGCCTCACAAGTAGTGGTACTGTGGTATTTTTCAGCATCTGCATAGGTTTTCTCAGTTTAGTTTACCATCTGTTACAGACATGGTTGTCCTGGAGTTCCAGCACTACGCCCCTAGCTCCCGATGGAGGCAGACCACTGTGAGCAGGAAGGATCACAGGGAGAAGGGGGGCGAGACGGACGGCTTCTACGGTGGCATCAGGAAGCTGCAGACCAAAGACGAGATATCGACATGGCGACGATTCTGGCCCGTTGATGTCCTCAACTGAAGATCATATTTGCAGTCGGTCCGCAGTCTTCATTCCAAATTCCCCATGTACAGTTTTGGAGAGCTTTCAGCACTTGTCTGGAATAACTCTGAAACCCTTCTCGGGTCTGAAGGATCCTTTTTTGCTAGGGATTCATGGCGCAGAAGATTGCTCTGTCCAAGTTTATTAGAAGAAGAACAGGCTGCTACGAATGATGTACAGATCTATCCAGTTTTCGATATGACTTAAAGTTGCCGCGGTGTCCTGGTTTATATGCATCATAATTTTGGGAATGCATCGCAATCCGTCCAACTTTAAGTTTTGTCCGATGCTGCTATTTCCTTTGTGATAGCCAATGACCTCAATGGAGTGTCCGCTGCGATGTCAGCTGCGTAGATAGCGTGCGCGTGCTGAATCTTCTCCTTGGATCAATGTGATCTGATCAGGTCCCTAAAATGTTCAGCAAGTGAGCGGATTTGCCAAGTCTTCAGTCTTTGCGTGCGAATGGGTTGGGCAGAGCTGTGCCTAACTCGATCCTGACGACAGTATGTTCAATGAATAGGCGATTTTACTCGCACATGGAAATCGGACCGATTACAAAGTGAAAATTGACGTGTTTGAGAGGAACCGGATGAAAATGACATGCCTAAAGTGGAGGACTGATGGGTGTGGCAAATTACACCCAACCTCCTGTAGACTTAGACTGCCCACAGCGTTATTTTTTCCGCTACTAAAACAGGAGAGAGTATTGAAGCATCGGTTTTCCTGCGCGAGCCTGGCGCGGCGAAAATGAAGCTCTCCCACGTTTCTCCTCAGCCTGGTCACAGAAGGAATCTTGCATGCATCCAGCCAGGCCCCAAGGTCTCTCCAAGAAACCAAACGCCTTCGGCCGGAGCCGGTCTACCAATCACACCCTATATTTCAGGCAGCCCATCACAGTCCTCTCACGAAGGAACCGAGAAGCAAGGAAATGGCTGAGGATTCGGGTCCCATGTACGGTAATAAAGCATCGATGGAGCCATTGTGACCATATATGATTCCTAGCATAGGTATGAGGTGGCGTAGTGAGATTTGTTTTCGACACTGATAATACTATGGGTAGTCTCATGTATTGCCATGGCTGAAGGTGTGACATTGCACTCCAAGACACCACAATTCCTGGTTGGGTCTTCGCTACAGTCGAGACCCGAGCCCTTTTGGTTGGAGGCCAACAGATCCTTTGCCCCGAGCGCCCAAAAACGGACGCATGGGATGCATGTCTAATCTAGGCAGTTTTTTTTTGTAGCCACCAACCAAACATGCCTCGATGTGTATATGGGTAACAGGTGGATCGGTGACATGGACTAGAGTACAAAGGAATTTTATCCTTAATGTTTGTCTCTGAATCCAACAAACACACGATCATCTGCACTTATGTTAATGCTCCTACACACAACACGTAAAAAGGCAAGTCAAAAAATAACTTCCATTAAATAATCTTTTGACCAACTCCTACCTCTACCTTGCCCTATCCGGAATGCCACCATCTTACTGATGTGTCCCTCACTAACTAAAGCAATTGTTGTTGTCCATGGCCAACACTTCCTACCGATTATCCCCCCAACTCTCGTTTTTGGACACAATGTCACCCATCTCCCATTATCACCATTGTTTGTCCCCTCTAAGTTAGCTGGACTCCCAAAATATGAAATCCTGAATCCAAAACCATAAATCCATGGCTTTCTCTTTAAATGTGGGCTCTAACCGCTCAGAGGAAGGaagggagaaagagaggaggatgagagaagaagagagagaggaagagaagggACCGGAGATACAGGTTGGATACACACATATCGAAGAGACAAAGAAGACAAATGTAGAAGATtgccatttaaaaaaaaatcttacaTATTTGCTAGTTGAGAGAGAAGGTTAACTATTTTTTACGACATTTACCGATGTGGAGTGACATCTCAAATTGCCAATGTGGAATTGTCATTGGAATTGACTTTGTTGTCCCTAGCCTTATTCTCCACCACGCCACCATCCCTCAATGCCCTTCTGCTCACGTCAAGTGCAAGCATAGAATCTCCATGGCAAGCCACCACAAAATCATTTGACAATTGCTTTTCACGCCTCTACAGTGTatagtctttatttgaaaggaacTTGCTAGACTGACTCAAGTGGGGAATAAAAATGAATGAAttagcagcctgttcgggaggccgtatcgtatcgtggattatttactgctggctggtttggtgtgagagaaaaacactgttcccggctggaaatttacgatcatttacgagcaagcgaacaggcttagACTGCTAAAACTTAACTTACGATTCTACTTAATTTTCATTGGATAAACTAAAACAGCCAAGTAGCAAAATAAGCACATATATTCATCTAATTCTCTCCACTTATCCAAACTCATAGAGGATGTCGCAACCTATACACGATCCTACAAACTAGCCAAGTTCCAAAGATCTAGGAGACAAGGACGATTTTGTGACCCACCTTACATTTTCAGCAGATTGTTACTTCTACAAAATAAGTAACCAGCCTGTTTGGATGCACTTCTCAAGATTCTGTACTCTATCCTTAATAAGAGATGTTTTACAATGATTGGAAAAGTATCATGGTACCACGAGGTATTttcattttttctattttttagctAACCAattgaaaaacattatttattAAATATAATTTGTAATATTGAGGGTAGTTTCGTAACCGAGTCTGCTTGCTGATCATCCGAGCGACGCAGTACGGCAGCTTCGGGTtcgcgccgcgcgccgcgcgccGAGGAATGTTTCCGGCCGTCGAGCCATGCTCCAGTGAAGTCCACACAGTCCAGGAGGCTCTCCCGGTACCCTTCATGTCGTATGCCTGCACGCGGCGCCACAGGCTCCTGGCATGAACGTTCTCCGGCCACGCCAGGACGAGCCCGCGTGTCGCGTCGCTCACCGCCGCGTCGGCCTCGCGCCGCGCGAGCCGGCACTGCTTGCAGCTGCTGTGCAGCACCAGCCGCTCACTCCTCCTGCTCAGGTGGGCACAGCTTCGGTATAATGATCAATTGCCTTGTCCACGTCGCCATGCAAGAAGCTGTCGTGCCTCTTCTTGACTTCTCCAGCAGCAGGTGGACATGCGCACGCTGCTGGTGAGCTGCGCGCAGGCCATGGAGTCGAGCCTCGCCGGCACGGGAGCCTGCTGCACAGGTCGCTCGCGGCGGACATGTCACACGACCCTGCTCGGTCCACGCGGGCCAACACGGCCGCGGCGGGCTCGCTCACTAACCCCCGCTCCTTGCCCCCTCGCCCGGCGCCGACGAACAGCGCCGACAGGTCAGACCCGGGGGAGAAGCAGAGGATGTAGAACGTTGTTGGCTCCCTGTACGCGTCGTCCTCCTCCGTCTTGGACTCCGCCGGCCCGAACCACGCCTCCTCCTCTTCATCGTGCCCGCGGCCGCCGCCAAGCACCAGGCGGCCCAGCTCCTCATAAGCGAAACAAATTACCATCTTTACTCTTCAGCGAAGGTGCTAAAATTACCATTTGTCCATAAccgaaaaaataacaaaaaaataaaCAATAAATCTGGATCCACATATTTTAGTATTGTCCCACCTAATTTTGTTCCTGTCCCACATATCTCTAGGTACTTTTATGTTGGTACCTCCTATGTTTACACCATCCGATCTCGTCGAATGAATGACTCATGATTTTTTTCAACCATTGTaaaattactctcataataataTTCTAATACATGAGTCTTATAAAGAAAACAACGCCACAGTGCAAGATAAACATTTGCCCTTCGCCGTTGTGTCAAGCACATTCGTCTCTATCACTGTCACAACTCACAACTCACGAGTCAGACTCGGGCTAGGGATCTCTTCTGTGCTTCGAGAAAAGTTTCTGCCCCCTGACAACTGGGGGCTGTGGCTCGCACGCTTCCACCGACCAGACCGGGCCAGCTCAGGCGTGGAGCTGCTCGCCTCCTCCGCCGCGCCGGGACCGGCGATGAACGGCGGGCTCCCTGGATTCCGTACGCCACCTCACCTCTCGAACCTCCCTTCTCctattttttctttaaaaaaaatcctCTTCGACTTCCCTTATCTCTGCTCCTCTGTTACGTCATCGATCTTAGCGCGATTCGACCTGGTTCTGCGCAGACAATGCGCCGGCGTCGAGGGCCGTGGTCGTCGCCGCAGCTCTCTTCTCCATCCCCTTCGGCTTCCGCGGCCGCTCCCTCGACCTCGGCCTGTCCTACCAGGCAAGGCGCCCTTGCCCTCCCCAATGCATGTGTACTGACTACTGTGATCCTAACTGTTTTAGAGGACATTTTCACTGAGGGTGACACTTGTTTGCTTTATTGCGGAATTAGTAGCTTGGAATTACATATAAACTCCTCGTTCGTTGTATATAAGTGTCCGCTACTTTTTATTTCTGAAAATGCAGTCGTAGCTAAATTTTCCATGCCCTTGTCCTTGTTTGAGCTGCAATTGGGTTGATGATTACAGGGAAATCTGACTGCCATGCTATAACAGGCCGCTAATTGGGTCCATCATCCTTTGTCTATGCAGAGTGTTTGTCCTCCCCAATGCATGTGTAATGAGATCCTAACTGTTCTAGAGAACATTTTCACTGAGGGTGACACTTGTTTGGTTTATTGCGGTATTTGTACCTTGGAATTACACGTAAACTCCTTGTTTGTTGTATATAAGTGTCCGCTACTTTTTTATTTCTGAAAATGCAGCCGTAGCTGAAATTTCCATGCCCTTCTCCTTGTTTGAGCTGCAATTGGGTAGATGATTACAGGGAAATCTGACTGCCGTAGTAGTATAATAGGCAGCTAATTGGGTTCGTCATCCTTTTTCTATGCAGAGTGTTTATGAAAAGCTGAGTATCTGGAGGCTGATCACCTCATTGGTTGCTTTCTCGTCAACCCCCGAGCTGATCTTTGGAGCGGCCCTGCTATACTACTTTAGGGTGTTCGAATGACAAATAGGTTCTAACAAGTATGCTGTAAGTAGTTTTGTGCTCAAGGTGTTTGACATGCAGTTATTATAGCAACATTTGCCTATGCTGATGTAAGTATTTGAAATATaggtcttcatcatcttctcgacTATGGTGTCTGTACTGCTTCAGATCCTTGCTTTGGGTTACATGAAAGGTATGCCTTTTGTCAGTACTTGTCAGTGCATACTTTCTTTTAAATCCTGCTTAAACTATTTTTGCAATTCATTTGGTTTGTTTTTTGTATGATATATTGCTTTGTATCAGCTTATCATATTGATTTCAAACTGTATCCTTAAGGTGTCAACTCCAGGACCCCAAAATAGAAGGTGCATCTATAGAATTACAGTAacatgaaattaaaaaaaaaattacagtAACATCCTTAGTCCCACCACTTAAAATGCTTATGCATATTCTAGGCCAACTAAACCATTCGTTCAAAAACAAAATTCATCAGAACCACATTCTCTGGAACAACTATTTAAAATAAGGGCCTGCTCGCTGCAGCAGCTGCAACCTTTTTAGGCGAAAGTACAATTACAGCCGGTGAATACCTGCTGCAGCTTTAAGCTGCAGCTAACAGGCTGTAGGAGAACAAGATAGTTAGGAAAAATACCGGTGTTAATTGTGcttattctttttttatttacTTGTTTCACAAAGCAACAAGTTAGTGTATATGGTTCTTGTCTGACAAGTTAATGTCAGAATTGCAGATCCTTCTCTAAATCCATTGACGTCAGGACCATATGGCCTCATCTTTGCATCTTATGTGCCATTCTTCTTTGACATTCCTGTGTCAATGAAGTTCCGCATATTTGGACTGAGCTTAAGTGATAAGTCATTTGTATATTTGGCAGGACTCCAGGTTCAGTTCTAAGATAACTTGCCTTCCTTTTTTTTCAAATCTCCCTCTGTCACAGCTTTACATATTTGATCTCTGTCATCAGCTTCTTTTCTCATCTGGAAGACGTTCTGTTGTACCTGGACTTTCTGGCATACTGGCTGGGCTTCTGTATCGCCTGAATACATTTGGCATCCGTAGGTTGTGTGAAAATGGTTGGAACGTGATGCCCTCTCAAGCTCACGGCTTCGTGTTAATATAGCCAGGAAGAGCCCCTGGCGTGGCGGTACAACTTGTACAACAAGAAGAAGCTAACTACTTTGGTAACTCTAGATTACATCACAAGATTACATCAATCAGGAGATACCTATCCCATCTAACCGAAGCCGTGATACTTGCCTTCACCCGCAATCCAAGCCTGAGCGCACAACCAATCTTCAGGAGATATCAATCAACCatcaatcaacaagatattacgGTCATGTGATCCTATTGGATATTCTTAACATCCCCCCTCAATCACAACTTATCAGCGAGGTTGAGATTGTCTCTGAACATGACCATTTGCTTCTCtggaagaggcttagtgaagccaTCGGCGATCTGATCCGTAGTGCTGATGAATTTGATGTCCAGGCGCTTTGCGGCAACTTGTTCGCGTACAAAATGAAAATCGatctctatatgcttggtgcgtgcATGAAATACAGGGTTAGCCGATAGGTACTTTGCGCCAAGATTATCACACCATAAACATGCTGCCAAAGAATGTGGAATACCTAACTCATCAAGTAATTTTTGTACCCACATTACCTCTGCAGTAGCGTTGGCCAAAGACTTGTATTCAGCTTCTGTACTTGATCTTGAAACCGTATGCTGTTTTCTTGCGCACCATGACACTAGGTTGCAACCTAGGAATACAGCAAAGCCGCCTGTAGATCGTCTGTCATCAGGGCAACCGGCCCAATCAGCATCTGAAAAAGCACTTACAAGCATAGAGTTAGATTTTCTAATTTTTAACCCTAGGCCGATTGTTCCTTGTacatatctcaatattctcttcacGGCTTCCCTATGAACGGTCGTCGGCGAGTGAAGCAATTGACAAACTTTGTTGACCGAAAAAGACAGATCTGGTCGTGTGAGGGTGAGATACTGGAGAgctccaacaatgctcctgtatcTGGTTGAGTCCTCCATTCCTAACCGAGTGCCACTAGTGACTGAAAGCTTTTCGGTGGTATTAAGGGGTGTTTTGACGGGTTTACACAGCTGCATATTAACTCTCTTGAGGATATCAGAAGCATAAGCAATTCACCTTTCTTTCTTTGAACCTGTATGCCAAGAAAATAGTGAAGGTTCCCAAGATCTTTGATTGCAAAGTCCTTTTCTAAATCTCGGAGAAGAGCATCCACTGCTTCCTGTGATGAACTGGTCATaattatatcatcaacatatacaagcATAAAGATGACATGATTTTTTTtccgataaaagaataatgatgtgTCAGCTTTGGAGGGAATAAAGCCTAGACTCGGAAGTTTACCACACAACCTAGAATACCAGGCCCGTGGTGCTTGTTTTAAACCATACAAGGATTTGTCAAGTTTGCATAAGTGATGTGGTTTGGTCTTATCTTCATAACCTGACGGTTGTTTCATGTATACCTCTTCTTCAAGGAAACCATGCAAGAAAGCGTTCTGAACATCGAGTTGCCTCAAACACCAATCCTTAGACATAGCTAGAGAGAGCACAAGATGAATTGTGGCTGCTTTCACAACAGGACTAAAAGTATCCTCATAATCAATGCCATATCGTTGtttgaacccctttgctactaggcgTGCCTTATATCTGTCAATTTTCCCATCTGATCTTCTTTTGATTTTATAGATCCACTTGCAATCTATCACATTTTTACCTTTTTGAGGTGGAACTAGATGCCAAGTTTTATTCCTGATCAATGCATCAAATTCAACAGCCATGGCACGCTTCTAATTATTATCGACTAAGGCATGTTGCAAATCAATAGGACCTTCAGTGGTGGCTGCTAACTGACCATATCGAATAGTTCCATCAGTGTAAATTTTGGTTTGCGTATACCTTGTTGTAGACGTGTGGTGGGTCGCTGGAGAGCCGGTGCTGCAGGCGAGGTAGAAGATCCGGTGTGTTGATCTGTGGCTGGCGTAGAAGATCCGGTGGGTTGATCTGTGGCTGGTGCAGAAGATCCGGCGAGAGGCGGACCCAAGGGAGATTCTCCACCACCGGTCGAAATATCCTGTCCCCCCGTCCGCGGAGCCAGGCGAGGCGAGTTCGAGACAGGTGGCGCACGCGGAGAGGATGCCGATGGAGCAGACGCATTCGTCACGAGCGCAGGAGCTGACGCCGCTGGATCCAAGACCGATCCTGTCGGCTCCGCAGTGGAAGGTGCATGTTAATCAGCCTGGGGATCGCCGCCTGTTCCTGCCAAAACGGGAAATTGCTCGGGGAGCATGAAATGACGCTCGTTTCCAGCCAGATTTAGTTCGTTTGACGCCGAATTTTTTTCATGTGCTGCATGCTTAGACATAGGGTTAGTATGCAGGGAATCATTATCAAAATGATCTGAACAATTGTCGTCCCCAAAATCATGTGAAGGATTTGTTAAAgttggaggaaggaggagaattTCAGATCGTAATCGAGCACCGACGTTTGGGTGGAGTTCGGCGAAGGGGAAGACGTGTTCATCGAAGACCACGTCTCGGGAAATATAGACACGCCCTTCATTGACATCCAGACACTTGAATCCCTTGTGTATGTTACTGTATCCTATGAAGACACAACGTTTGGAGCGAAATTGCAACTTGCGAGCATTATAAGGCCGTAGATTTGGCCAGCATGCACAGCCAAAAGTACGAAGAGAGTAGTCTGGTGTTTGATGAAATAGGCGTTCAAGAGGAGTTTGGTTATTGATAATTTTACTAGGGAGGCGATTAATAAGATAGGTGGCGGTGATGAAAGCTTCATCCCAAAATTTTAAGGGCATAGAAGCATGGGCTAAAAGCGAGAGACCTACTTCAACAATATGACAATGTTTACGTTCAGCGGAGCCATTTTATTGATGTGCATAAGGGCATGAGACATGATGCAAGATGCCAATGCGCTGAAAGAAGTCATTCAGCTTTTGATATTCCCCTCCTCAGTCAGTTTGCATAGCGAGAATTTTTCTATCAAATTGGCGTTCAACCATAGCTTGGAATTCATGAAATTTTTGAAAAACTTCAGATTTATGACGAagcaaataaatccatgtaaacTTGCTGAAATCATCAATGAAGCTAACGTAATAACTATTTTTGTCAATAGAAGTGGGCGCAGGACCCCATACATCAGAAAACACAAGTTCTAAGGGACTCAATGAGATACTCGTGGATCTAGGATAGGGTGGCTGATGACTTTTGCCCTTTTGGCAAGCATCGCAAACAGTTTCTTTATTCAAATCGGCAACAAAGGGAATACTATTTTTGCTAAGGACTTGCTGAATGACTGCAAAAGAAGGGTGGCCGAGACGACTATGCCACCTGAACAAAGGAGACTTGACAGCACCAAACGCCCCTTTATTCGATGACGGCCTAAACTTCAACGGGTAGAGGCCGCCTTCACATTCCCCTCTAAGTATGGTTTTTTTCGTTGCTTGGTCCTTAATCAAAAAATAgttgggatgatattcaataaaaGCATGGTTATCGGATGTAAGACGATGAACAGATGCAAGGCTTTTGTTAGCTtcaggaacataaagaacattgtTTAGGACGAGATTTTAATTTGGGGTACGAACAAAACTTCGACCAATTTGATTGATTCTCATACCTGCGCCATTAGCAGCATGAACCTTGTAGTTTCCATGGTACTTGTCCCTCACGGTGAGCTTCTCCAGCTCTCCCGTGATGTGGTCGTCGGTAGCACCAGTGTCGGTGTACCAGTTGGCGTCGATCCCATATGACGCAGAGGAGGCAGATGGGGATTGCTCTGGTGGGCCGGTGAAGGAAGCGTCAAAACGCTTGAAGCAGCGGAGTCCGGTGTGGCCCTCCTTGCCGCAGAGCTGGCAGATGGGTTTATCGCCGTTGTAGTTCTGCCGGGGGCGcccgctgttgttgttgttgccacgGTTGCGGCTGCGCTCGCGTCCTCGGCCACCACCGTCGCGGTTGAAACCGCCACGGCCTCCACGTGTAGCCGTGTTAGCAGATGAACCGGATCCACCGTGCAGGAGATCCATCCGCTGTTCCCAACTCACTAGCTAGGTGTAGAGCTCGCCCAAAGATAGCGACTCCGTGCGCGCCGCGACAACCGAGACAATCGGATTAAAATCCATGTCAAGTCCGACTAGTACATAGGAGATGATCTCTTCATCTTAAAGACGTTTGTCGGCGGCCGCCATGTCGTCAGCAAGAGATTTCATCTTGTTGAAGTAGTCGGCGATTGTAGACGAGCCCTTCTGCGCTGTGGCCAACGCCATGCGCGTGTTGATGATACGGCCCCGAGACTGGGAAGCCGTCATCTCTGAGATCACTTTCCAGATCTCGACCGTTGTGGCGCAATTGGAGACTTGCACCTAGATCTCCTTGGATATATTGGAGAGCAGATAGTTAACGATGTGCTGGTCCTTCGCAATCCAAGTTTCATACTCAGGGTTGGGGATGAGCTCAGTCGGCTTGTCGGCCGCCTTGGGGATCTGCTTCGCCGGCACCACAATGTCGGGCTCGAGATAGTGCGCTATCTGCGAACCGCGAAGAGCAGACAGCAC
Coding sequences within:
- the LOC136453137 gene encoding rhomboid-like protein 20; translated protein: MNGGLPGFHNAPASRAVVVAAALFSIPFGFRGRSLDLGLSYQSVYEKLSIWRLITSLVAFSSTPELIFGAALLYYFRVFE